GTGCGGGAATTCGTGGTGCTCAAACGGTGTATTCACTAGCATGAGCGACCCGATTATCGATGTGCGAGACCTGTACAAGGAGTATCCCAGCGGCACGAAAGCTGTCAACGGGGTGACCTTCTCCGTGAAAAAAGGGGAGTTCTTTGGGTTTCTGGGCCCCAATGGCGCGGGCAAGTCCACGACCATGAACATGCTGGTGAACTTGGTGAAGAAGACCCGCGGGACGATCACCATCGACGGTTTCCAGATCGACGAGAACCCGGATGAGGTCTACAAGCGGGTAGGGTTTGCGATGCAGGAGGTGGGGCTGGACGAGACCGCCACCGCGCGCGAGATGCTCCAGCTACACGGCCGGCTCTACCACATGCCCAAGCGGGAGATCGACGAGCAGATCGCACGGCTCCTGAAGCTGGTGGAGCTGGAGAAAGTGGCGGATCGGTACACCTCGACCTACTCCGGCGGGATGCGTCGCCGCTTCGATCTGGCGCTCGCGCTCATGCACAAGCCGTCGGTGCTGTTTCTCGATGAGCCCACCACCGGCCTCGATCCCCACGCGCGCCAGCTGATCTGGAGCCACCTGCGCGAGCTCAACCGGGAGGGGATGACGATCTTCTTGACGACACACTTCATGGACGAGGCCGAGGCGCTTTGTGAGCGTATCTGCATCATGGACGCCGGCAAGATTGTCACGGAGGGGACGGTGCCGGAGCTGCTGGAAAAACACAGCGCCAAGACCCTGGAGCAGGTCTTTCTCTCGACCACAGGGAGCAACCTGGGCAACGAGGAGGCGAACCTCAACGCCAGCGACCCCTACGCGCGGAACCGAAAATCATGATGCAACACTTCCTCTCGGACTGGTACTACCTCTCGATCCGCAATATCAAGCAGATCTGGCGCCCCGTGCTGGCGCTGATTCCCTCGCTGTTTATCCCGATCTTCTTCTTTGCGGTCAACGCAACCTCGCTGCAGGCCTTCGCCAACGCGCCAGGCTTTCCCAAGGGCATCTCCTACAAAGACTTCATCGCCCCAACCGCCATCTTCACGGCGATCTTCTTCTCGGCGGGCAATGCGGGGATCGAGCTGGTGCAGGACATCACCAGTGGCTACTTCAAGAAGCTCATCATCATGCCCATCCACCGGCTGGCGATCATCTTGGGAAAGCTCAGCGAGGTGGCGGTGCAGTCCGTGCTGCAGGGAAGCATCGTCTTGGTGCTCTTGCTCCTGGTAGGGGTGCATGTCAAGACCGGGTTTCTGGGCGTCCTGGCGATCTTTGCGATGCTGGTTCTCTTTGCGATGGCCTGGAGCTGTATCGGGATGATCGCGGCGCTACGGACCCAGAACGCGCGGCTGGTGCAGAGCATGTTCACGCTGGTCTTTCCGTTTCTCTATGTCACGACCTCGCAGGCACCCAAGGAGCTCCTCCCCAAGACCTTTGCGCTAATCGCTAGCTACAACCCGGTGACCTACATCATTGAGGGCGTCCGCGCACTGGTGCTCTCCGGCTGGAGCGATCCGGCGATTGGGAAGGGTTTCGTGGTCGCGGCGGTGCTCTTTGTCCTCCTCGTGTCAGCGGCGGTTGCTTCGTTCCGCAAGGCCCTCAAGTAGGGAAGCTCATTCGTACTCGTCCCAGACGGCGAGGCACTTGCGCTCCTGCCAGAACTGCTCCAGTGTCAGCTTGGGCTCGATGACACAGCGCACCTGGAGCGGGCTGAGACGGATACTCAGAGCGTGCGACGACTCCCCGTTCCACGAGCCAATGTCCACGACCTCGGTTCCTTGGAGCGTCAGCCCACGCCGCTGGAGCGACTCCAAGATCGCAGGGACTTGCAGGTCCACAGCGGTGGTTGCCTCCGCGTGTGGGTTACGGAGCACCTTGGCGGTCTGAATCAGCTCTGTCAGATCGCGCGGGTGCTGGTCAAAGTGCGCCTCGTAGCTCGCCTGGTACACCTGCTCCAGTGCTTGCTCTTGCGGGACAAACTCTCCCTCCAGCACGTAGCCGACCTCCCACCCCGACTCGCCGTACTGCCGGTCCCACTCTCGCTGTCGCGCCTCACGCCGCTTGACCGCTCCTGCCTTCCCAATCCGCCGCTCCACAACTTTCCAAGCCATGTTCTCTCTATCGCCCTGGCGTAGACAATTGAAAAACGGCCTTCCTCAAATAGGAATTGCTCTACAATAGGGGACATGCGTCGTTTTGTTGCAGGTCTCCCGTTTCTGTTATTGCTTTTCCCAATACCTCACCTCTGGCTTCTCGTTCGAGTCACGCCACCTACGGATCGGTGGCAGTTCCGGGATTTAGGGGGAGTATCGCTTCTGCTCTTTGATATGCTGTTTGTCTTGGTTGTGCTGGCGCTTCTCAAGATTTCCTGGATTCGTTTGCGCTTCAAGTGGGCCGGATTTGCACTTCTGCTCGCCGCGACCACAGCGATGTGGCAAGGCTCTGGCAAAGACAGTTTTGCAGCCGTTTATCTTGGGGGCTGGTTGTTTTTGCTCGTTCTGTCGGGATTGTGGCTCCGTAGCCAGCGTGCCTCTCTTAAGTAGGAAGACGATAACCTCGACTTTATCGCCTGAGACAAAAGGTAAACTTGGCTATCATGCCAGCTCTCTTGCCTGTTCCCGAGCCCGACTACTACGCACTCCTTGGTCTCTTGCCCGCCGCCACGCAAGAAGAGATCACAGCGTGTCTGTGGGAGCGCTTGCGCGAAGTGCATCCTGATCTCTATCCCTCGCCAGAGAACCGTGCGGCATTCGATCTGCTCTTAAAAGCCCGCGCCACTCTCACTGACCCTGAGAAGCGCCAACGGTACCATATTCAACAGGCCTTTGCCCCACTTCATAATCGCTACTGCCTCCATCAATCAAAGCTCTCGATCGTGCAGCGACATGTCCAGTACTGGCAAGGAGAGGTGTATCTTCTCGATGGCAGCGATGTCTTTGATCGAACCGCATTTAAGCTCCGCGCCTACCAAGACTGGCCAAATATGGGAAACTACCGCGACCCTAGCACCAGCTGGGAGATGTTGCGCGATGTCCTGACGGACTCGCTACACGAGCGCTCTGGGCTGGTTGTTCTGGTTTGGACTGAGGCGCAGAATATGTTGCTCCGTGGGCTGGACGATTTACTGACGGCACACACGGTACTGCGCGACGTTGTTGTCAGTGTCAACCAAAACCAAGAGACTCTTGTAAATGCCCACTTCTTACTGATCGGTACAGGGCATAACTTTCCAAAGTCTTTGGGGTGATCTCCCTCTCCTCCCGTTATCAGGAGGAGAGGGAAGGGGGGAGGAGGGCTTTCAAAAATCGCCCGGTGTGGGACTCGGGGCAGGCGGCGACGGTTTCTGGCGTCCCTTCGACCACCATCGTCCCGCCGTTCTTGCCGCCATCGGGGCCGAGGTCGAGGACCCAGTCGGCGCACTTGATGATGTCGAGGTGGTGCTCGATCACCAAGACGGTGTTGCCGGCATCCACTAAGCGATTGAGGCAGTCTAAAAGCCGCTGGATATCGGCGAGGTGCAGGCCGGTGGTGGGCTCGTCGAGGATGTAGAGGTTCTTGGCACCACGCTTGATCTTGGCCAGCTCGGTGGCGAGCTTGACACGCTGTGCCTCGCCGCCGGAGAGGATGGGAGCGGGGTGGCCCAGTGTGAGGTAGCCCAGGCCCAGGTCGGCGAGAACCCGTAGCTTGTGGGCGATCTTCTTGTGCTCCGTGAAGAACGCCGCGCCGTCCTCGATACTCATTGCCAGCACATCGGCGATGGACTTGCCGTTGTACAAGACTTCCAGTGTCTCGGCGTTGTAGCGGCTGCCCTTGCAGGCGTGACAGGGCGCCTCCACATCGGGCATGAAGTTCAGCTTGGTGGTGATCGTCCCCTCGCCGCCGCACTCCTCGCAGCGCCCGCCCTTGACATTGAAGCTAAAGCGCGAGGCGCTGTAGCCGCGCTCCACCGAGAGCGGCACCGATGCGAAGAGCTGGCGGATATCGTCGTAGAAGCCCACGTAGGTCGCGGGGTTGGAGCGCGGCGAGCGGCCAATGGGCGACTGGTCGATCTCGATCACATCCCCGATCTTCTCGATCCCCTCCAGCGAGTCGTGCGCCCCGGCGAGGACGCGCGAGTCGTACTTTTTATTGTAGAGCTGCTTGTGGAGGATATCGTTGACCAGGGTGGACTTGCCCGAGCCCGATGCCCCGGTGACCGCGATAAAGACGCCCAAGGGGAAGCGCACGGTGAGGTTCTTGAGGTTGTTCTCCCGCGCCCCGGTCAGCACCAGCGCATCGTCCCCGATAGCGCGGCGTACTTTGGGCAGCGCGATCTCGCGCCGCCCGGAGAGGAACGCCCCCGTGAGCGAGTCTGGGCTGGCGCAGAGCTCGGCGACCGTGCCACTGGCGACCACCTCGCCGCCGTGAATCCCCGGCCCCGGCCCGATCTCTAAGATATGGTCGGCGGCGCGGATGGTGTCGGTGTCGTGCTCGACCACGATCACGGTGTTGCCGATATCGCGCAGCCGCCGCAGGGTCGCGATCAGCTTCTCGTTGTCTTTCGGGTGCAGGCCAATGCTCGGCTCGTCCAGGACATAGAGCATTCCCATCAGCTCACTGGCGATCTGCGCCGAGAGCCGAATCCGCTGCGACTCCCCGCCGGAGAGCGTCCCCGAGCGCCGTGAGAGCGACAAATAATCCAGCCCGATATCGCACAGGAGCTCGAGCTGTGAGAGGATCGCCTGGAGGATCTGCCGCGCCGCCTCGGGGCTACGCGCGGGCGAGGGGAGCGCCCGCAGAAACGCCGCGGCATCGGCGAGGGTGAGGTTGCTGAGCGTGTGGATATCCGTCCCGCCAAACCGAATCCGGGTGCGTGAGCGGCGCAGGCGGACCCCCTGGCAGTCCGGGCAGGTAGTCTCGACCATGACCTTTCGCAGCCAGTCCTCGGTGTTGGCGTTGGACTCCTGCTTCTGCCGATACCAGCGGTACCAGCGGTCGATCTGGGTGGCGACTCCCGCAAACTTCTGCTTCCGACCGACACTTCGATCGTCGCGCCCCCCCGGCGGCAGCACCAGCGTGATCTCCTCGCCCTTGGTGCCCCAGAAGAGAATGTCTTTTATTGCCTCGGGCAGCTCCGCAAAGGGCGTCTCCAGTGAGAAGCCATAGTGCGCCGCGAGCCCCCAGATAATGCGCCCGTTGTTGGTGTTCTTATCGACATT
This genomic interval from Armatimonas rosea contains the following:
- the uvrA gene encoding excinuclease ABC subunit UvrA, with amino-acid sequence MRETILIRGARENNLKNVTVEIPRDKLIVLTGLSGSGKSSLAFDTLYAEAQRRFMESLSAWTRRFVQQQSRPKVDAILGLSPVISIEQKTITKNPRSTVGTMTDVGDYLRLLYATSGEAHCLRCDAPIPTVSLNQLAEHLLALPEGTAVELCAPVAKVYGEEWSYLFTELRTKGCRRVRVNGELRDLADELALEEEDLSVSDLSPSPSPGRSFFAGKGEPDSDSPFPSEVRTPGGGGRGERLRAYQVEAVVDRVLVKRSQAKQLLVALTDAAKLGEGFVRCRFDDEKTEARFYVGFGCPEHRLTFVEREGWYFSFNEPESACLTCSGLGTYLRVHTGLLVPDPSRSILGGAFVKEAFNVDKNTNNGRIIWGLAAHYGFSLETPFAELPEAIKDILFWGTKGEEITLVLPPGGRDDRSVGRKQKFAGVATQIDRWYRWYRQKQESNANTEDWLRKVMVETTCPDCQGVRLRRSRTRIRFGGTDIHTLSNLTLADAAAFLRALPSPARSPEAARQILQAILSQLELLCDIGLDYLSLSRRSGTLSGGESQRIRLSAQIASELMGMLYVLDEPSIGLHPKDNEKLIATLRRLRDIGNTVIVVEHDTDTIRAADHILEIGPGPGIHGGEVVASGTVAELCASPDSLTGAFLSGRREIALPKVRRAIGDDALVLTGARENNLKNLTVRFPLGVFIAVTGASGSGKSTLVNDILHKQLYNKKYDSRVLAGAHDSLEGIEKIGDVIEIDQSPIGRSPRSNPATYVGFYDDIRQLFASVPLSVERGYSASRFSFNVKGGRCEECGGEGTITTKLNFMPDVEAPCHACKGSRYNAETLEVLYNGKSIADVLAMSIEDGAAFFTEHKKIAHKLRVLADLGLGYLTLGHPAPILSGGEAQRVKLATELAKIKRGAKNLYILDEPTTGLHLADIQRLLDCLNRLVDAGNTVLVIEHHLDIIKCADWVLDLGPDGGKNGGTMVVEGTPETVAACPESHTGRFLKALLPPSLSS
- a CDS encoding ABC transporter ATP-binding protein, with the translated sequence MSDPIIDVRDLYKEYPSGTKAVNGVTFSVKKGEFFGFLGPNGAGKSTTMNMLVNLVKKTRGTITIDGFQIDENPDEVYKRVGFAMQEVGLDETATAREMLQLHGRLYHMPKREIDEQIARLLKLVELEKVADRYTSTYSGGMRRRFDLALALMHKPSVLFLDEPTTGLDPHARQLIWSHLRELNREGMTIFLTTHFMDEAEALCERICIMDAGKIVTEGTVPELLEKHSAKTLEQVFLSTTGSNLGNEEANLNASDPYARNRKS
- a CDS encoding J domain-containing protein; this translates as MPALLPVPEPDYYALLGLLPAATQEEITACLWERLREVHPDLYPSPENRAAFDLLLKARATLTDPEKRQRYHIQQAFAPLHNRYCLHQSKLSIVQRHVQYWQGEVYLLDGSDVFDRTAFKLRAYQDWPNMGNYRDPSTSWEMLRDVLTDSLHERSGLVVLVWTEAQNMLLRGLDDLLTAHTVLRDVVVSVNQNQETLVNAHFLLIGTGHNFPKSLG
- a CDS encoding ABC transporter permease; its protein translation is MMQHFLSDWYYLSIRNIKQIWRPVLALIPSLFIPIFFFAVNATSLQAFANAPGFPKGISYKDFIAPTAIFTAIFFSAGNAGIELVQDITSGYFKKLIIMPIHRLAIILGKLSEVAVQSVLQGSIVLVLLLLVGVHVKTGFLGVLAIFAMLVLFAMAWSCIGMIAALRTQNARLVQSMFTLVFPFLYVTTSQAPKELLPKTFALIASYNPVTYIIEGVRALVLSGWSDPAIGKGFVVAAVLFVLLVSAAVASFRKALK